The Cellulomonas sp. S1-8 genome has a window encoding:
- the rpsI gene encoding 30S ribosomal protein S9: MAQTTVEIENEGDDTPTSYTSETVAPTGRGQSLTAPAQALGRRKEAVARVRLVPGTGQWTINGRALEDYFPNKVHQQLVNSPLKLVDVEGRFDVHARIHGGGVSGQAGALRLGIARALNAIDEEHNRAALKKAGFLTRDARVVERKKAGLKKARKAPQYSKR; the protein is encoded by the coding sequence GTGGCTCAGACCACCGTCGAGATCGAGAACGAGGGCGACGACACGCCCACCAGCTACACCTCCGAGACCGTTGCGCCCACGGGCCGCGGACAGTCCCTCACGGCACCGGCCCAGGCGCTCGGCCGTCGTAAGGAGGCGGTCGCGCGCGTCCGTCTGGTGCCCGGCACCGGCCAGTGGACGATCAACGGCCGCGCCCTCGAGGACTACTTCCCGAACAAGGTGCACCAGCAGCTCGTCAACTCCCCGCTGAAGCTCGTGGACGTCGAGGGCCGTTTCGACGTGCACGCGCGCATCCACGGCGGTGGCGTCTCCGGCCAGGCCGGCGCGCTGCGCCTGGGCATCGCCCGCGCGCTCAACGCGATCGACGAGGAGCACAACCGCGCCGCGCTGAAGAAGGCCGGCTTCCTCACGCGTGACGCGCGTGTGGTCGAGCGCAAGAAGGCGGGCCTGAAGAAGGCCCGCAAGGCGCCGCAGTACTCGAAGCGCTGA
- the rplM gene encoding 50S ribosomal protein L13: MRTYTPKPGDVERNWYVIDATDVVLGRLASHVATLLRGKHKATFAPHVDGGDFVIIINAGKVALTGNKRETKLAYRHSGYPGGLRATRYVDLLEKHPERAIEKAVRGMLPRTTLGRQQISKLKVYAGAEHPHSAQQPKTFELTQVAQ, translated from the coding sequence GTGCGCACGTACACCCCGAAGCCCGGCGACGTCGAGCGGAACTGGTACGTCATCGACGCGACCGACGTCGTGCTCGGCCGCCTGGCCAGCCACGTGGCCACGCTGCTGCGCGGCAAGCACAAGGCGACCTTCGCTCCCCACGTCGACGGCGGTGACTTCGTCATCATCATCAACGCGGGGAAGGTCGCGCTGACCGGCAACAAGCGTGAGACCAAGCTCGCCTACCGGCACTCCGGCTACCCGGGTGGCCTGCGGGCGACCCGTTACGTCGACCTCCTCGAGAAGCACCCCGAGCGGGCGATCGAGAAGGCCGTCCGCGGCATGCTGCCCCGCACGACGCTCGGCCGTCAGCAGATCAGCAAGCTCAAGGTCTACGCCGGTGCGGAGCACCCGCACTCGGCCCAGCAGCCGAAGACGTTCGAGCTGACCCAGGTGGCGCAGTAA